The Sorangiineae bacterium MSr11367 genome window below encodes:
- a CDS encoding squalene/phytoene synthase family protein: MLGITDPAVRQSYLVASKLVRGKVKARQIPSVIRYMVPAKKRLHIEAFFMFIMHVDDIVDHKVHSIPVREHRMDEWEAMFARAVANELPVAGTTSSEDEETHAHVARAFVHTMRTFGQPLKDVPPYVAGQRRTLFVTEYETEEKLEEFIQTVTLLPSSWANAILEPITPDSNVLCRRAATAFQLIDFILDVKQDLDEGRIYFPLDRMAKYGLDRAALKRQLDRGDISEGLRELMVDEIKRAKEMYDSGRDWPKSVHPASRAFAEWDYHTNGLKLDALIKADGEHLTPGFRMPPSIKLKAVANMYFDIAKGVRDDLSVRYGRRAVEV, translated from the coding sequence ATGCTTGGCATCACCGATCCGGCCGTCCGCCAATCGTACCTCGTGGCCAGCAAGTTGGTGCGGGGCAAGGTCAAGGCCAGGCAGATCCCGTCGGTGATCCGTTACATGGTTCCCGCGAAGAAGCGCCTCCACATCGAGGCGTTCTTCATGTTCATCATGCACGTGGACGATATCGTCGACCACAAGGTGCACAGCATCCCGGTGCGGGAGCATCGCATGGATGAATGGGAGGCGATGTTCGCACGCGCCGTCGCGAACGAGCTCCCGGTTGCGGGAACGACGTCGTCCGAGGACGAGGAGACCCACGCGCACGTCGCACGCGCCTTCGTGCACACCATGCGCACCTTCGGCCAGCCGCTCAAGGATGTTCCGCCCTACGTGGCCGGGCAGCGCAGGACGCTGTTCGTCACCGAGTACGAGACGGAGGAGAAGCTCGAGGAGTTCATCCAAACGGTGACCCTCCTGCCTTCGAGCTGGGCCAACGCGATCCTCGAGCCGATCACGCCCGACTCCAATGTATTGTGCCGGCGCGCGGCCACGGCGTTTCAACTCATCGACTTCATTCTGGACGTGAAGCAGGACCTCGACGAAGGGCGGATTTACTTCCCGCTGGACCGGATGGCCAAATACGGTTTGGACCGCGCAGCGTTGAAGCGCCAATTGGACCGGGGCGATATTAGCGAGGGCCTGCGCGAGCTGATGGTGGACGAAATCAAACGGGCCAAAGAAATGTACGATTCGGGCCGGGATTGGCCGAAGTCGGTGCACCCCGCGTCGCGTGCATTCGCCGAGTGGGATTATCACACCAATGGACTGAAACTGGATGCGCTGATCAAGGCGGATGGCGAGCATCTGACCCCCGGTTTTCGCATGCCTCCTTCTATCAAACTCAAGGCGGTTGCCAACATGTACTTCGATATTGCCAAGGGCGTTCGAGACGATCTGTCCGTTCGATACGGCAGGCGCGCGGTGGAGGTATGA
- a CDS encoding SDR family oxidoreductase, whose translation MSQVKQVALVSGSSRGIGAATARVLGERGYHVIVNYLSNAAAAKKVVSAITSAGGSAQAIQADVRNGDQVRDLVDQIVREHGRIDVLICNANTAPPTFEPFEEVAWGSFIAKFDGELAGAFHLTQRVLPILRERRAGRIVYISSISGDVSAGQVAHSTAKSALNRFSRHVAAFAGQFGISVNTVAPGSVATDSSATVNSPEILQYLAERSVFARQMVPDDVANVIASIVDVRFAAVTGQIITVDAGMDVLGQQHTFVSKRKPLERD comes from the coding sequence ATGTCCCAAGTGAAGCAAGTCGCGCTGGTCAGTGGTTCCAGCCGAGGAATCGGGGCGGCCACGGCACGCGTTCTCGGTGAACGCGGCTACCACGTCATCGTCAATTATCTGAGCAACGCCGCCGCGGCGAAGAAGGTCGTCTCCGCCATCACGTCCGCCGGCGGTTCGGCCCAGGCCATCCAGGCCGATGTGCGAAACGGAGATCAGGTCCGCGACCTCGTCGACCAGATCGTCCGGGAGCACGGCCGGATCGACGTGCTGATCTGCAACGCCAACACCGCGCCCCCGACGTTCGAACCCTTCGAGGAAGTGGCGTGGGGCTCGTTCATCGCGAAGTTCGATGGCGAGCTGGCCGGAGCCTTCCACCTCACCCAGCGGGTGCTCCCCATCCTGCGCGAGCGGCGCGCCGGGCGGATCGTGTACATCTCGAGCATCAGCGGCGACGTCAGCGCCGGTCAGGTGGCCCATTCGACGGCGAAGTCGGCCCTCAATCGATTCAGCCGGCACGTCGCCGCATTCGCAGGTCAATTCGGTATTTCGGTCAACACGGTCGCCCCGGGATCGGTCGCAACCGATTCCAGCGCCACCGTCAATTCGCCCGAGATCCTCCAATATTTGGCCGAGCGATCCGTGTTCGCCAGGCAGATGGTCCCCGACGACGTCGCCAACGTCATCGCCTCGATCGTCGACGTCCGATTCGCCGCGGTGACGGGGCAGATTATCACCGTCGATGCGGGCATGGATGTACTGGGGCAGCAACACACCTTCGTATCCAAACGTAAACCCCTCGAGCGCGACTGA
- a CDS encoding antibiotic biosynthesis monooxygenase, whose protein sequence is MIESISFENVRLVPANVDQAVTLINAFTVPVEESEQFLFRWRDNARVMAAQPGFIRAVMYQSLDSAAELRFIQMTAWESGTALDNARVNPEWRDAVQRMLDDEKLHIKARPVVYTVALDVFPNDLL, encoded by the coding sequence GTGATCGAGAGTATCAGTTTCGAGAACGTCCGTTTGGTTCCGGCGAATGTGGACCAGGCCGTCACACTCATCAACGCCTTCACCGTTCCGGTGGAAGAGTCGGAGCAGTTCCTATTTCGCTGGAGGGACAACGCGCGCGTCATGGCCGCCCAGCCGGGGTTCATCCGCGCGGTGATGTACCAGTCGCTCGACAGCGCCGCCGAACTTCGCTTCATCCAGATGACCGCGTGGGAGAGCGGCACGGCATTGGACAACGCCCGGGTGAACCCGGAGTGGCGCGATGCCGTACAGCGTATGCTCGACGACGAGAAACTCCATATCAAGGCGCGGCCGGTCGTTTACACCGTCGCGTTGGACGTCTTTCCGAACGATTTGCTGTGA
- a CDS encoding NAD(P)H-binding protein: protein MILVTGATGNMGRHLVRHLREAGAAVRAVTRNAGKAEGMASERVEIAVGDLTEPAFLEQVFTGVDALFTLLEVGDAKAVLAAAKRAGVKRVVLVTSLLAETLPNGFVGQLSLDCERMMRDSGLVGTVLRPWEFATNTLAWADEIRGGGVVRKPSAGLPSPVIDPADVAAIAAKALLEPGHEGRIYALTGPAEMLPQDKIRVLSNVLGRTLHFEENGDPEKLEQIRLTPDQVSEGFGVCFMASPGVLPTVETILGRPPHTYLQWAASNTNAFR, encoded by the coding sequence ATGATTCTGGTGACCGGGGCAACCGGTAATATGGGACGGCATTTGGTGCGCCACCTCCGCGAAGCAGGGGCGGCGGTGCGTGCCGTCACCCGGAATGCGGGCAAGGCCGAGGGTATGGCATCGGAGCGGGTCGAAATCGCCGTGGGCGACCTCACCGAGCCGGCGTTTCTCGAGCAGGTGTTCACCGGCGTCGACGCGCTGTTCACGTTGCTCGAAGTGGGCGATGCCAAGGCGGTATTGGCTGCCGCAAAGCGCGCCGGTGTCAAACGTGTCGTCCTCGTCACGTCGCTGCTGGCGGAGACGCTTCCGAATGGGTTCGTCGGCCAGCTCTCCCTCGACTGCGAACGGATGATGCGCGACAGTGGCCTCGTCGGCACCGTACTGCGCCCGTGGGAATTCGCCACGAATACGTTAGCTTGGGCCGACGAGATCCGCGGCGGAGGCGTCGTGCGCAAGCCGAGTGCGGGCCTGCCGTCGCCGGTGATCGACCCGGCCGATGTTGCGGCCATCGCCGCCAAAGCGCTGCTCGAGCCGGGCCACGAAGGGCGCATCTACGCGCTGACCGGCCCCGCCGAAATGCTCCCGCAGGACAAGATCCGCGTGTTGAGCAACGTGCTCGGGCGCACACTTCACTTCGAGGAGAACGGGGACCCGGAGAAGCTGGAACAGATCCGCCTCACCCCCGACCAGGTCTCCGAGGGCTTCGGTGTCTGTTTCATGGCCAGCCCCGGTGTGCTGCCCACGGTGGAAACCATCCTCGGCCGACCACCGCACACGTACCTGCAGTGGGCGGCGTCGAACACCAACGCGTTTCGTTGA